AGGCGCCGGGCGATCGGCAGGACGGTGTCGAACTCCAGGTCGTCGGCGACGACCAGATCCAGGGCGCCGTCGCGGTCGAGGATCGGCAGGCCGTACGGCAGGGTCACATACGCCAGCCGGCAGCTGCCGGGCTCGACGAAGCGGTGGTACTCGCCGAACTCGTCGTCGTACCGGTTGAGGACCAGGTACGTGGGGAGCGCCCCGGCGGTGCTACTCAACGCGCACCTCCCGGCCGAGCGCCTCGATGCGCTCCAGGGCCGCCGTGTGCGACTCGGCCGCGAAGACCACATGGCCGAGCAGCGCCCGGAAGTCCTCGGCGGGCGGGATCTCCTCGCCCTCCCGGTAGTAGACGGAGACCTCCAGGACGTCGTCGGCGGCCCGCAACTCCTCGGCGCCGGCGACCCGGTGGAAGACCTCCAGCCCCTCCGCGGTGAAGCAGTGGATGGCGGCGGTCTTGGCGCGCGGGGCCGTGAAGGCGCCCAGCTCGGCGGGGTCCTGGCCGGTGTAGTGGGCCAGCATGATCCGGGTCAGCGAGGTGCCGGTGGCCAGCTCCACCAGGTGCGGGATGCGGTGTCCGGCGAGCCGGGCGCCGATCTCGATCAGCACCGGGTCGCCCTCGGGCAGCCGCAGTTCGCAGTGGAAGATGCCCAGCGGGAGGTTGAGCGCCCGGCACAGGTCGACGACGTACGACTCGATCCTGGCCCTGGTCTCCGGGTCGGTCTCGTGCTGGACGACCATGCCGATCTCGACGAAGTGCGGCTCGGGGCCGAGCAGTTTCGTGGTGAGGGCGGAGATGACCACCTCGCCGTCGGCGACATAGCCCTCGACGCTGATCTCGGGACCGGCGACGTACTCCTCAAGGAGCACCCGTCCGTCCAGGCCGCGGCCCGCGTCGGTACGGGTGTCGGAGACCAGCCAGTCGTAGGCGCGGCGCAGGCCGTCCTCGTCGTCGACCCGGCTGACGTGCACGCTGCCGGCCGAGGCCGCGGGCTTGAGGACGGCGGGGTAGCCCACGTGCGCCGCGGCGGCGAGCAGTTCGTCGGGGCCGGACGCCTGCGCGTAGCGCGGCACGCGCAGACCGGCGGCCTCGGCACGGGCGCGCATGACGGACTTGTCGCGCAGCGCCGCCACCGTCTCCACCGGCAGACCGGGCAGACCGAGCCGGTGCGCGAGGCGGGCGACACTGTCCACGTAGAACTCGAAGCCGGGCAGGATGCCGGTCAGCGGACGCCGCCCGTGGGCCTCGGTCACCGCCTCGGTGAGCGCCGCCTCGTCGTTGGTGTCGACGACGAGCAGCTCGTCGACGTACTGGAGCAGGGTCTCCGGGATCGTGCGGTCACCGCTGTGGTGGGAGGCCACCACGACCTCGAAACCCTGTTCGTGGGCGGCGAGGATCAGACCGTTCGCCGAGGACATCGGCTCGACGACCAGAATTCTTGTTGCAGACATGGGAATTCGTTTTCTCCGCTCTGGCCGACGGACGGCCCGGTCATGATTCCGGAATTACGGATCAGGGTTTTCCGGACCGTCCGCCAACTGTTCTTTCGAATCAGGCGGAGGCCAGTTCCCGGGCGCCGACGGTGGAGTCGTAGAGCTCCTGGAAGTAGTCACCGATCAGCTCGATGTACGTGGCGAGATCGGCGTACGCCTGCTCCGCGGAGCCGAATCCCTCGACCGCCTGGGAAACGGTGCGGAACATCAGCTCGTCATGGTCGTGCGACTCGTCGAAGTCCAGGTGCGTCTGGGTGCCCTGGGTGAATTCGGTGCCGAACTCCTCGGCCGCCTTGCTGGTGATGATCTGGTTGTAGCGGTCCGAGTACCACTCGACGAACCAGTCCCAGACCGTCGTCGGCGCCGGACCGCGCTTGTCGGCCTCCAGGCGCAGATAGCCCATGAGCTGCTTGGTCGACGGGAAGACGTCGGTGGCCTCCAGCTGCTCGCTGGTGAAGCCGAACTTGTTGAGGTCACGGGTGAACATGCCCTCGTGCCCGAACTCCTCGGCCAGGTACTGGGCGAGCTTGGCGGCGAGGCTGTCGTCCTTCGAGCCGACCTTGAAGAGGGCGTAGGTGTCGACCTCGTTGTTCAGCCGAATACGCAGAACCGTCTCGGTGATGTGACGAATGTAGTAGTCCCGGTCGGTCCATTCGCCCGCGTGCAGTTCGCGCAACTTGGTGACGCGCTGGAACTGCTTCTCCATCAATTCCTCGGCCAGGCTCTCGAGTCGGGACCGATCAAGCTTCGTCATTACGGATTCCTCCTCCTTGGATCAGTCATGAGTCTGGCTTGAGCACGAGTGGAGCCACAGGGCCAATATGCAGATCGTGGCCCCATGGGAGGAGAATGGTCCTGTACTACCGGACCCAGGGGGCCGGAGGCGTGCCATGACCTTCGTACAGCTCATCGACTGCAAGACCAGCCGGTTCGACGAGATGAACCGGCTGATGGACCGGTGGGTCGAACAGACCAACGGGAGACGGACCGCGACGCACGACCTCGTCGGCAAGGACCGCTCCGACGCGTCGCACTTCCTTCAGATCGTGGAGTTCCCGTCGTACGAGGAGGCGATGCGGAACTCGAACCTGCCCGAGACGGACAGGATCTTCCAGGAGATGGTGGCTCTCTGCGACGAGATGCCGACGTTCACGGACCTCGAGGTCGTACGGGACGAGCAGCTGTACGCCGCCACGTCCCGCCGCTTCTTCGAGGCGCTGGCCGGGAAGGAGGCGCCGTCGTTCGAGGGGCTGCTGGCCGAGGAGTACCACGATCATGATCCGGCCAATGCGCAGGACACGGTCGGGCTGGAGGCCATGCGGGACGAGGTCGAGATGTGGAAGACCGGCTTCGACTTCGACTTCACCATCGACGATCAGCTGGCCCAGGGTGACCGGGTGTGCACGCGCTGGACCTGGCACGGCACGCACACCGGTGACTTCATGGGGGTCCCGGCGACGGGGAAGCGGGTGTCCATGACCGGCACCACCATCCACCGGTGCACCGCGGACGGCATGATCGCCGAGGCCTGGTGGCAGTACGACCGGCTGGGCCTGATGGGGCAGCTGGGCGCGCTGGACGACCTGGAGCAGTGAGTCCGGACACGGGGAAGCCGGGCACGGGGAAGCCGGGCACGGGGAAGCCGGGCACGGGGAAGCCGGGCACGGGGAAGCCCCCGGTCCGCTGCGGCGGGCCGGGGGCTTCCTTCAGGCTCGTGGAGCCTCAGTGCTCGTGGAGCCTTAGTGGGAGTGGCCGTGGCTGTGACCACCGGCGGCCGGCTCCTCCTCTTCCTTCTTCTCGACGACCAGGGTCTCGGTCGTCAGGAGGAGGGAGGCGATGGAGGCGGCGTTCTCCAGGGCGGAGCGGGTGACCTTGACCGGGTCGATGACGCCGGCCTTGACCAGGTCGCCGTACTCACCGGTGGCGGCGTTGAAGCCCTGGCCCTTGTCGAGCTCGGCGACCTTGGAGGTGATGACGTAGCCCTCCAGGCCGGCGTTCTCGGCGATCCAGCGCAGCGGCTCGACGACGGCCTTGCGGACGACGGCGACACCGGTGGCCTCGTCGCCGGTCTTGCCCAGGCCGCCCTCCAGCACCTTCGCGGCGTGGACGAGCGCGGAGCCACCACCGGAGACGATGCCCTCCTCGACCGCGGCGCGGGTCGCGGAGATGGCGTCCTCCAGACGGTGCTTCTTCTCCTTCAGCTCCACCTCGGTGGCGGCGCCGACCTTGATCACGCACACGCCGCCGGCCAGCTTCGCGAGGCGCTCCTGGAGCTTCTCGCGGTCCCAGTCGGAGTCCGTGTTCTCGATCTCGGCCTTGATCTGGGCGACGCGGCCCGTGACGTCGGCGGAGTCGCCGGCGCCGTCGACGACCGTGGTGTCGTCCTTGGTGATCGTGACGCGGCGGGCGGAGCCCAGCACGTCCAGACCGGCCTGGTCGAGCTTGAGGCCGACCTCCTCGGAGATGACCGTGGCGCCGGTGAGGACCGCGAGGTCCTGAAGCATCGCCTTGCGGCGGTCACCGAAGCCGGGGGCCTTCACGGCGACGGCGTTGAACGTGCCGCGGATCTTGTTGACGACCAGGGTCGACAGGGCCTCGCCCTCGACGTCCTCGGCGATGATCAGCAGCGGCTTGGAGGCGCCGGCCTGGATGACCTTCTCCAGGAGCGGCAGCAGGTCCTGGATGGAGGAGATCTTGCCCTGGTTGATCAGGATGTACGGGTCGTCGAGGACGGCCTCCATACGCTCCTGGTCGGACACCATGTACGGGGACAGGTAGCCCTTGTCGAAGGCCATGCCCTCGGTGAAGTCCAGCTCGAGACCGAAGGTGTTGGACTCCTCGACGGTGATGACACCGTCCTTGCCGACCTTGTCCATCGCCTCGGCGATGAGCTCGCCGACCTGCGAGTCCTGGGCGGACAGCGCGGCGACGGCGGCGATGTCGGCCTTGTCCTCGATCGGACGGGCAGTGGCGAGGAGGTCCTCGGAGACGGCGGCGACGGCCGCGTCGATGCCCTTCTTCAGGGCGGCCGGGGAGGCACCCGCGGCGACGTTCTTCAGGCCCTCGCGGACCAGCGCCTGGGCGAGCACGGTGGCGGTGGTCGTACCGTCACCCGCGATGTCGTTGGTCTTGGTCGCCACCTCCTTCACCAGCTGCGCGCCGAGGTTCTCGTACGGGTCCTCGATCTCTACCTCACGGGCGATCGTGACACCGTCGTTGGTGATGGTGGGGGCGCCGAACTTCTTGTCGATGACGACGTTGCGGCCCTTGGGGCCGATCGTCACCTTGACCGTGTCGGCAAGCTTGTTGACGCCGCGCTCGAGGGCGCGACGGGCGTCCTCGTCGAACTTCAGGATCTTCGCCATGGGAGCGGTTCAGCCCTCTCGAAAAACGTGGGTGAAAAAGCGAACTGCGCCCCTGACGCCCGGCTTCATAAGGTCGCGGGGGCCCGGGGCGCAGCTCAAAAAGCGGAAATGCTGGAGATGACTTACTTCTCGATGACCGCGAGCACGTCGCGGGACGAGAGGACGAGGTACTCCTCGCCGTTGTACTTCACCTCGGTGCCGCCGTACTTGCTGTACAGCACGATGTCGCCGACCTTCACGTCGAGCGGCAGGCGCTCGCCGTTCTCGAAGCGACCCGGACCGACGGCGAGGATGACGCCCTCCTGGGGCTTCTCCTTCGCGGTGTCCGGAATGACCAGGCCAGAGGCCGTGGTCTGCTCGGCGTCGAGCGGCTGGACCACAATGCGGTCCTCGAGCGGCTTGATGGCAACCTTGGAGCTGGCGGTCGTCACGATCCGACCTCCCCCTTCGGAGATCTCACGGGGTTAACTGTCTGAGGTGGCGACCAGGTCGATCCGTCGTCGCGGGTGCCGGACCTGCCCGTCGCTATTGGCACTCTCCAGGGGGGAGTGCCAGACCCGAGACTATGACCGCGATTAGCACTCGGTCAAGCGGACTGCTAATCGCGTCCCCACATCGGACCGCTCACAGCCCCTCACAGCCGCCCCCACCGCACCCACCGCACACACCGCACACACCGCTCAGAGGTAGTCCTCCAGCCGCCCCACCCTCAGCCCCGCCCCCTGGATCTCCCGCAGCAGCCGTGTCGTCCGTTCCGCGAGGGTCAGGCCGGTGGTCTCCGTCGACGGGAGGGAGACGATGTCGCCGGGGAGCAGCCGGTGCCCGCCGGTCGCGTACGTGAGGTGCTCGCCGTCCATCGACGCCCGCCACAGCACGACCGCCCCGACGCCGCAGTCCGTGGCCGCGCGCAGGGTCGTGGAGTCGTACGTCCCGTAGGGCGGGCGGAAGAGGCGGGGGCGGATGCCGAAGCGGGCGCCGAGTTTGTCCTGCTGGCCGCAGATCTCGGCGCGCTGCCCGGCGTACGGCAGGCCGCGCAGGGCGGTGTGGTCGAGGGTGTGGTTCTGGATCGACGCGCCGACCGACTGGAGGCGCGCGAAGTGTCCGTAGCCCGGGCCGACCACGCTGTCCGTGAGGAACATGCTGACGGGCAGCCGCCGTTGACGGACCAGCTCGACGAAGCGCGGGTCTTGCTCGACACCGTCGTCGTACGTCAGGAAGACGACCTTGTCGGAGGTGGCGACCCGGCTGACGACAGGGACGGCCGCGGGCCCGGACCGCACCCCCTTCGCCCCGTATGTCACCGCTTTCTTGCCCAGCCGTTCGATGGGGTCGACGGACTGGGCGCAGCCGGTCAGGAGCAGCGCCAGCGCCACAGCGGCCGTCAAGGCCCTCACAGGTAGTCCTCCAGCCGCGCCACCGCGTACCCCTCGGCCGTGATCTTGTCGAGGAAGCGTCGGATCATGTCCGGCATCGTGCCCTTCCACTCCTGTCGGCCGCGGAAGTGACTCAGCACGATGTCGCCCGGGTGGATCTTCCGGTCCCACTCGCGGTACTCCCAGTGGTCGACGAAGACCTCCTCGTTCCAGATCGGCGCGTACTTCACCCCGCACGCCTTCGCGGCGACCAGGGTGTCCTGGTTGTAGTTGCCGAAGGGCGGCCGGAAGAGCAGGGGCCGTCTGCCGTAGTGCTTCTCGATGACGTCCTGCATGCCGCAGATCTCGCGCTTCTGGCGGCCGTAGGACAGCCCCGGCAGATAGGGGTGGTGGAGGGTGTGGTTGTTGAGCACGACCCCCCGGTCCTGCATGCGCTTGAAGTACCCGTAGTCCTCCTTGATCAGGAAGTTGCTGAGGAAGGCGGTGTACGGGATCTTCAGCTCGCTCATCATCCGCAGGAACGCCGGGTCCTTGTCGGCACCGTCGTCGATGGTGAGGAAGACGATCTTCTCTTCGGTGGGGATCGTGGTGAAGACGGGCGGCAGGCCCCGCTCCTCGTGGCCGTCGACCTCGAAGCCCTTGCGGGTGGTGATCCGCGGCTTCTCGGCGGGCGGGGCGGGCGGCTTCAGCGGAGCCCGGGCCAGCCCCCAGCGCTTCGCGATCCTCGCCTGCGCGCGGAGCCTGGTGGCGTACGTGTCGAGGGCGCGGGCCTGGGGTGCCTTCAGGGGCTGCTGGCCGGGGGCCGGGCGGACCTTGGCGCTCTCGCCCTGCGCACAGCCGGAGGCGACGGCGGCGAGGGCCAGGACGGCGAGTGTGCCCCGCAGATTCCATCTGGCCCGACTTTTGTCATTTTGTACTACAGATCCCATGGCGCCGGATCTTCGCAGGCCAGGGCCCCACCCCCGCCCCGACACCACTACCTGCGGCAGACCATCCACCGACTGGCTCACAATGAGGCGGTGAACGACCTCGCCCCCCTCCTCACCCCCGCCGGCCGCGCCCTCCTCGACGAGGTGCGCGGCACCGCCCCCGCCGACGAACTCGCCGTCGCCACCCGGCTGCGCCGCGAACACCCCGCGGACCTGGTCTCGGCGGCGCTCGGCCAGGCGCGGCTGCGGCAGCGGGCGGTGGCGAAGTTCGGGGACGAGGACGCGGCGCGGATGTTCTTCACCCCGAACGGCGTGGAGCAGTCGACGCGGGCGAGCGTGGCGACGTACCGCGCGCGGCGGCTCAAGGAGTTGGGGGTCACCTCCGTCGCCGACCTGTGCTCAGGCATCGGCGGCGACGCGATCGCCCTGGCGCGGGCCGGGATCAGGGTGCTCGCCGTGGACCGGGATCCACTGACGGCGGCGGCAGCGCGGGCGAACGCGGAGGCGCTGGGCCTGTCCGGCCTCATCGAGGTCAGAGAGGCTGATGTCACGGAGGTCGACACCGCCGGTTACGACGCCGTGTTCGTGGACCCCGCCCGGCGCTCCGCCAAGCGCGGCCGGATCTTCGACCCGGAGGCCTACTCCCCGCCCCTGTCCTGGGCGATCGAAACGGCCCTCAAGGCCCCGCACGCCGCCCTGAAGATCGCCCCCGGTATCCCGCACGAGGCGATCCCCGCCGAGGCCGAGGCCGAGTGGATCTCGGACGGCGGGGACGTGAAGGAGGCGGTGCTGTGGTTCGGGACGGCGCCGGGGGCCGTCCGGGCAACCTTGCTGCCGGGTCCGCGCACCCTCCTCGGGCGCGGTCTGCCCGATCCCGAAGTCCGGCCCGTGGGGCGGTACTTGTACGAGCCCGACGGCGCCGTCATCCGCGCCCACCTGGTCGCCGAGGTCGCCGAGGACCTGGAGGGCGGGCTGATCGACGAGACGATCGCGTACATCACCGCCGACGAACTGCACGCGACCCCGTACGCCACCGCGTACGAGATCACCGACCGACTCCCCTTCAACGTGAAGAAGCTGAAGGCGCTGCTGCGGGAGCGGGGGGTCGGGATCCTGACCGTGAAGAAGCGGGGTTCGGCCGTCGAACCGGAGGAACTGCGTCGCAAGGTCCTGCCGAAACCGCACGGGAAGGCCGAGGCGACCGTGTTCCTGACCCGGGTCGCGGGGGCACCGACGATGCTGGTCGGAGCCCCCGCCTGAGCGCCGCTACCGGGTGGCTGTCGTCCGCAGCGCGCCGATGCCCGGGCTCGCCTTGGGCGCGGCCAGGGCGCCGGAGTTCGCCGCCGGGGGCTCCAGGCCGTTGTAGAACGGCGTGTAACCCCACTGGCTGCTGTCGGCGCTGATCGCGCCGCCCGCGGAGTTCAGCGCGGGCGTCGACACCGACCCGGTGCCGCCGAAGACGGCCAGGTAGCTGAGGCTGGCGGCACCCTTGACCAGGTACGACTTCGTGTCGGCGGAGAGCGCGTCGGTCTTCGTCCACAGCAGGGGGCCGTAGACGTTCATCGCCGCCGCGGCGGAGGCGCCGCCACGCCAGCTGTCGACCGAGGCCAGCGCGGCGTTGCGCGGGCCGCCCCACCAGAAGCGGGCGAGCGCGGCGGCCGTGGCCTCGTGGGTGCTCCCCGTGACCGGGTAGTAGGTGTACCTCGAGGGCCAGTTGGAGAACGTCGTGTGCGTCAGCGCGTACTTCGCGGAGCCGCCGACCGGGATGACGAGCGTCTCGCGCGGGTCGATACCGTTGAGGTACGACTTCACGGACGAGGTCAGCTTGTTGCCCTCGTTGAGGACGACGACCGCCTTGCCGCTCTTGCCCAGCCCACCGGCCGCGGAAGCCGCCGCCAGCGCCGAGTGGTAGTCGGTGCCGGTGGCGAGGAAGACATGGGTCGGGGCACCGGTGATCGCCTTGGCGACCGCCACCGAGGTCGAGTAACGGGACGTACCCGCAAGGCGCTTGGGGGTGAAGCCGAGCGAGGTGACCTTCGAGGCGACGGCGCTGCTCAGGATCGACGTGCCGCCGACGAGATAGACCGGCGCGCCGGGCTTGAGGACCCGCTTCAGCTCCGTCTGCACCGCCGAGGACAGCGAGGTGGCCGAGGTCAGCAGGACCGGGCCGCCCTTCTTGCCGGCGAGCGCGGGGGAGGTCAGCGCGTAGGCCTGGCTGTCCTTGGAGACCAGCACGGCGGACGAGGCGTTCTTGAGGCCTGCCTCGCTCTGTCCGACGGTGTTCCAGGTCCAGCGGGACGCGGCGATGTTGCTGCCGTAGACGTCGGCGCCCCACACCCGGCCCACGCCGTTCTTGCGCAGCGGCTGCCAGGCGGGCGAGCGGCCGCCGTACGGGAAGAGGGTGCCCTCGCTCACCCCGTCCGCGGTGAGGGTCAGGACGACGTTGCCCGTCATGCAGCAGCCGCCGGTCGCGGTCTCCTTGCGGTCGAAGTGGACCACCAGGCGGTCGCTCGCGGGCGCCCAGGACGCGGAGTCGTAGTCCGCGGTGTCCTGGGTGAGCCGGCGCTCGCCCGTGCCGTCGGTGTTGACGGAGAACAGCTGGGCGTGGCCGTCGACGCCGCGGACGAAGGCGACTCTGGTGCCGTCGGGCGACAGGGCGGGCGCGGCGGCGTTGGTGACCAGGGTGGTCTGCTTGCCGGTGGCGGCGTCGTAGAGCACGACCGACGGGGTCGTGCCGGAGCACGACGCGCCGCCCCGCTGGAAGGCCACGACCCCACTGACCGCGGCGGCGCTCGGGCGGGTGTCACAGCCGGCGCCGCTGGACAGCAGGGCGGTCGCGGTCCCGCCGCCGGACGGGACGTGGTACAGCTTCTTGGCGGCGGAGAAGACGATCCGGCTGCCGGAGCCCCAGTACGTCGGGTGGGACGCCGAACGGCCGTCGTACACACCGTCGTAGACCAGGGTCGAGGCACCTCCCGCGACACTCGCCGTACGCAGGGTTCCGGCGTCCTCGAAGACCACCCGGCTGCCGTCGGGCGCCCAGGCGGGCGCCTCGTCGTCGGAGCCCCGGGTGACGTACGCGGAGCCCGCGCCCTCGGTGTCGACCAAGGTGATGCCGTCGTTGACCACGGCGATGGCGCCGTCGGTGGCCGACCATCCGGCCACGTCGGCCGAGGCGCCCGGGGCGAGCGCGGTGGCGGTGCCGGCGGCCAGGGCCGTCACGGCGGTGAGCGCGACGAGTCTGCGGCGCGCGGCAGGTCTGACCAGCCTGGTGGATCCGGAAGATCGCACGTGTATGTACCCCCCACGGGTGTCGGAGCGCTGCCGCACCGCGGAAGGCGTCACGCCGGCTGCGGCAGCCGCGCCACTGTAAACCGTCCCTGACCAGGAAGGGAATGGGTTTCTGTGGGTGATCCCGACGCTCACCGCGCGGGCAGCGACCGCAGCTTCTCGCGCAGCAGCTCCCGCTCCCGTCCGTTCCCCGCCAGCCCCGCCGCCCGCTCGAACTCCGCCCGCGCCTCCGCCGTACGGCCGAGGCGGGCCAGCAGGTCACCGCGGACGCTGGGCAGCAAGTGGTAGTCACGCAGGGCGGGTTCGGCGGCGAGCCGGTCGACCAGGGCGAGTCCTTCCCCGGGCCCCTCCGCCATCGACACCGCGACCGCGCGGTTGAGCTCGACGACGGGGGACGGGACGCGGGCGGCAAGCAGGCCGTACAGGGTCGCGATGGTGGCCCAGTCGGTCTCCTCGTAGGTGTACGCGTGCGCGTGGCAGGCGGCGATGGTGGCCTGGAGGGCGTACGGGCCGGGCGCGCCGCTCGCGGTGGCTTCGGCGCGCGCGAGGGCCGTGATCCCGCGGGCGATGAGCATGCGGTTCCAGCGGCGGCGGTTCTGGTCCTTGAGCAGCACAGGCTCGCCGTCCGGCCCGGTACGGGCGGCGGTACGGGACGACTGGAACTCCAACAGCGCCACGAGACCGTGCACTTCGGGCTCCTTGGGCATCAGCCCGGCCAGCACCCTGGCCAGCCGCAGCGCGTCCTCGCACAGCCCCGGCCGCAGCCAGTCGTCACCGGCGGTGGCGGCGTACCCCTCGTTGAAGACGAGGTAGATGACGTCGAGGACGTCGGCGAGGCGGGCCTCGCGTTCGGGGCCGTACGGCACCTCGAAGGCGACGTTCTTGGTGGCCAGGGTGCGCTTGGCGCGGACGATGCGCTGGGCGACGGTCGCCTCGGGGGTCAGGAAGGCACGGGCGATCTCGACCGTCGTCAGCCCGCCGAGGAGACGGAGGGTGAGGGCGATACGGGCCTCGGCGGAGAGGGCCGGATGGCAGGTGGTGAAGACGAGCCGGAGCAGGTCGTCATCGATGTCGTCGGGGTCGGCGGGCTCGTCGAACGGGACCGTCTCCGGCACCTCCCGGCCGATCTCCTGGAGCTTGCGGGCGTAGTTCTCCCGACGCCGGACCAGGTCCACGGCGCGACGCCGGGCGGCGGTCATGAGCCAGGCGCCCGGGTTGTCGGGGACACCGTCCCGCGGCCACTGCTCCAGGGCGGCGACGAGGGCGTCCTGGGCGAGCTCCTCGGCGATGCCGATGTCACGGACGACGCGGGTGACAGCGGCGACGATGCGGGGGGACTCGATACGGAAGACGGTCTCGATGGCGTGACGTACGTCGGTGCCGGTGCCGGTGCCGGTGTCGCCGGGGGACTGTGACTGTGGGCTCACAGCCCCCATGCAACACCCGCGAGCGCCGCCCGCCAAGGAGGACCAGGGGCGGACTCAGCCCTCCGCGATCTCCCGCACCTCGCAGGTGACCGTCCAGTACTCCTCGTGGACCTGGAGGAACCGCTTGGTCCACTCCAGGGCCTCGGCCTTGTCCTTGCA
This DNA window, taken from Streptomyces sp. NBC_00663, encodes the following:
- a CDS encoding RNA polymerase sigma factor — translated: MGAVSPQSQSPGDTGTGTGTDVRHAIETVFRIESPRIVAAVTRVVRDIGIAEELAQDALVAALEQWPRDGVPDNPGAWLMTAARRRAVDLVRRRENYARKLQEIGREVPETVPFDEPADPDDIDDDLLRLVFTTCHPALSAEARIALTLRLLGGLTTVEIARAFLTPEATVAQRIVRAKRTLATKNVAFEVPYGPEREARLADVLDVIYLVFNEGYAATAGDDWLRPGLCEDALRLARVLAGLMPKEPEVHGLVALLEFQSSRTAARTGPDGEPVLLKDQNRRRWNRMLIARGITALARAEATASGAPGPYALQATIAACHAHAYTYEETDWATIATLYGLLAARVPSPVVELNRAVAVSMAEGPGEGLALVDRLAAEPALRDYHLLPSVRGDLLARLGRTAEARAEFERAAGLAGNGRERELLREKLRSLPAR